The proteins below are encoded in one region of Vallitalea longa:
- a CDS encoding cofactor-independent phosphoglycerate mutase, which produces MKYVVILGDGMADEPVKQLGNKTPLQVANKINIDSLAKYSEIGLVKTIPDGLTPGSDTANLSVLGYDPQKYYTGRSPLEALSIGANMEEGDVSFRCNLVTLSEEGSYEDKTIIDHSSDEITTEEADELVKYLEKYLGNDKIMFYSGTSYRHAIIWHGGSTDVNLTPPHDILERNIKDYLPKGTNSDKIEQMMKLSYELLKEHPINIKRKEKGLRPANSIWIWGEGTKPSLNSFYDKYHKKGAMISAVDLLKGIAIAADMKNIEVEGVTGNINTNFEGKAKAAVEVLKSGEDFVYVHMEAPDECGHRGEIDNKVKSIELIDQKVVRYIKEELDNIKEDYKILILPDHPTPLAIRTHTNKPVPYLIYDSSNLIESDAEYNEESCKTTGNVFIKGHELMDYFLK; this is translated from the coding sequence ATGAAATATGTTGTAATATTAGGTGACGGTATGGCTGATGAGCCAGTAAAACAATTAGGTAATAAAACACCATTACAAGTGGCCAATAAAATTAATATAGACTCTTTAGCAAAATATAGTGAAATCGGATTAGTCAAGACTATTCCAGACGGGTTAACACCAGGAAGTGATACTGCTAATCTATCAGTTCTAGGATATGATCCCCAAAAATATTATACTGGCAGATCACCACTTGAGGCATTAAGTATTGGTGCTAATATGGAAGAGGGCGATGTAAGCTTTAGATGTAATTTAGTTACATTAAGCGAAGAAGGATCATACGAAGACAAAACCATTATTGACCACAGTTCTGATGAGATTACAACAGAAGAAGCAGATGAATTAGTTAAATATCTAGAAAAATATTTAGGTAATGATAAAATTATGTTCTATAGTGGTACCAGCTATAGACATGCAATAATATGGCATGGGGGAAGTACTGATGTTAATCTTACACCACCTCATGATATACTAGAAAGAAATATTAAAGATTATTTGCCAAAAGGAACTAATTCGGATAAAATAGAACAAATGATGAAGTTGAGTTATGAACTTTTGAAGGAACATCCAATTAATATAAAGAGAAAAGAAAAAGGATTAAGACCTGCAAATTCTATATGGATTTGGGGGGAAGGCACAAAACCATCATTAAATTCTTTTTATGATAAATACCATAAAAAAGGTGCTATGATATCAGCGGTTGATTTATTAAAAGGAATTGCTATAGCTGCAGATATGAAAAATATTGAAGTTGAAGGTGTTACAGGTAATATTAATACTAACTTTGAAGGAAAGGCAAAAGCAGCAGTTGAAGTTTTAAAAAGTGGTGAAGATTTTGTGTATGTACACATGGAAGCACCAGATGAATGTGGACATAGAGGAGAAATAGATAATAAAGTTAAATCAATAGAACTTATAGACCAGAAAGTTGTCAGATACATAAAGGAAGAACTTGACAACATAAAAGAAGACTATAAGATACTGATACTACCTGACCATCCAACACCTCTAGCTATTAGGACACATACAAATAAACCGGTACCTTATTTAATATATGACAGCTCTAATTTAATTGAATCCGATGCAGAATACAATGAGGAATCTTGTAAAACAACGGGTAATGTATTCATTAAAGGGCACGAATTAATGGACTATTTCTTAAAATAA
- a CDS encoding aspartate kinase, translating to MLIVKKFGGSSVANKERVYNVAERILEDYKKGHKVVVVLSAQGDTTDHLIKKAKEINPNPSRREMDMILTTGEQQSVSLMAMALQNLGYPAISLNAFQVKMHTTSVYSNARLKRIDAERINSELERKNIVLVTGFQGVNKYDDITTLGRGGSDTTAVALAAALNADKCEIFTDVDGVYTADPRIVKDAVKLDEITYDEMLELASLGAKVLHNRSVELAKKYGVELVVRSSLTKAEGTIVREECKMEKMLVSGVAADKNVARIAVIGIKDEPGKAFGLFSILAKHNINVDIILQSIGRNNTKDISFTVPRDSLEDAKAILQDNLTRISGERIEYDDTVSKVSIVGAGMASNPGVAAVMFESLYDTDINIKMISTSEIKISILINEKDTDRALNAIHDGFKDRF from the coding sequence TTGTTAATTGTAAAGAAATTTGGCGGTAGTTCTGTAGCTAACAAAGAAAGAGTATACAATGTTGCAGAAAGAATATTAGAAGATTACAAAAAAGGTCATAAAGTAGTAGTAGTTTTATCTGCACAAGGTGATACTACTGATCATTTGATAAAGAAAGCAAAAGAAATTAATCCAAATCCTTCAAGAAGAGAAATGGATATGATATTAACTACAGGAGAACAACAGTCTGTATCACTTATGGCTATGGCATTACAAAATCTAGGATACCCTGCAATCTCACTTAATGCTTTTCAAGTAAAGATGCATACTACATCAGTGTATAGTAATGCAAGGCTAAAAAGAATAGATGCAGAGAGAATCAATTCAGAACTTGAAAGAAAGAATATTGTCCTTGTAACTGGATTTCAAGGAGTAAATAAATATGATGATATAACTACATTAGGCAGAGGTGGCTCTGATACTACAGCAGTAGCATTAGCTGCAGCACTTAATGCTGATAAATGTGAGATATTCACAGATGTAGATGGTGTTTATACAGCTGATCCAAGAATTGTCAAAGATGCAGTTAAGTTAGATGAAATTACTTATGACGAGATGTTGGAATTAGCTTCACTTGGTGCAAAAGTTCTTCACAATCGTTCAGTAGAACTTGCCAAAAAATATGGTGTAGAATTAGTAGTGCGCTCAAGCTTGACAAAAGCAGAAGGAACTATTGTTAGGGAGGAATGTAAAATGGAAAAAATGTTGGTAAGTGGTGTAGCTGCTGACAAAAATGTTGCTAGAATTGCAGTAATTGGTATTAAAGATGAACCAGGAAAGGCGTTTGGACTATTTTCTATACTTGCTAAACATAATATTAATGTTGATATTATTTTACAATCAATCGGTAGAAATAATACTAAGGATATATCTTTCACAGTTCCAAGAGATTCATTAGAAGATGCAAAAGCTATCTTACAAGATAATCTTACAAGAATATCTGGGGAAAGAATCGAATATGATGATACAGTATCAAAAGTATCTATAGTTGGAGCTGGTATGGCATCTAATCCAGGTGTAGCAGCAGTAATGTTTGAAAGTTTATATGATACTGATATCAATATCAAGATGATATCAACATCTGAAATTAAGATTTCGATACTAATTAACGAGAAAGATACTGATAGAGCTTTAAATGCTATTCATGATGGATTTAAAGACAGATTCTAA
- a CDS encoding Tex family protein codes for MDILKVLEKELGIKSWQVEATVKLIDEGNTIPFIARYRKEMTGSLSDEILRDFHDRLTYLRNLEAKKEQVIASINEQGKLTKELETSILLAKTLVEVDDLYRPYRPKRRTRATIAKEKGLEPLAIKIWMQNLKTPVTDIAAEYINEEKGVKTIDDAINGAKDILAEMISDEADYRKEIRKRTFSKGKLIVKAKDKQAESVYEMYYEYEEDIKKIAPHRILAINRGEKEKVLVVKIESPIIEINRYLRNKIVREENQYTTPILEEVISDSYKRLISPAIEREIRSDLTENAEEGAIKVFGKNLDQLLMQPPIVGKVVLALDPAFRTGCKIAVIDGTGKVLDTTVVYPTPPQNKTVEAKKKLKSLIKEHDVDLLAIGNGTASRESELFVADMLKEIDKDIHYIIVNEAGASVYSASKLGTEEFPQFDVALRSAVSIGRRLQDPLAELVKIDPKSIGVGQYQHDMNQKKLGETLTGVVEDSVNKVGVDLNTASPSLLQYISGISKTIAKNIVGYRETEGKFKNRKQLLKVAKLGPKAYEQCAGFLRIIDGNNPLDNTGVHPETYLATEQLIDEIGNTLEDLNNKNINGINNKIKDIQGMSEKLGVGVPTLRDIIKELEKPGRDPREEMPKPILRTDVLEMEDLKEGMVLKGTVRNVIDFGAFVDIGVHQDGLVHISEMADKYIKHPLEVVSVGDIVNVKVIKVDVKKKRIGLSMKL; via the coding sequence ATGGATATTTTAAAAGTACTAGAAAAGGAATTAGGTATAAAAAGTTGGCAGGTAGAAGCAACGGTCAAATTAATTGATGAAGGTAATACAATTCCTTTTATAGCTAGATACCGTAAGGAAATGACAGGTTCTTTAAGTGATGAAATATTAAGGGATTTTCATGACCGTCTTACGTATTTAAGAAATTTAGAAGCAAAAAAAGAACAGGTTATTGCTAGTATTAATGAACAAGGGAAATTAACTAAAGAATTGGAAACATCTATACTATTAGCTAAAACGCTTGTAGAAGTGGATGATTTATATAGACCATATAGACCAAAAAGAAGGACTAGAGCTACTATAGCTAAAGAGAAAGGCTTGGAACCATTAGCTATAAAAATATGGATGCAGAATCTAAAGACACCTGTTACAGATATTGCTGCTGAATATATAAATGAGGAAAAGGGTGTTAAAACAATAGATGATGCTATTAATGGAGCAAAAGATATATTAGCTGAAATGATATCTGATGAAGCTGATTATAGAAAAGAAATAAGGAAAAGAACTTTCTCAAAAGGAAAATTAATTGTTAAAGCAAAAGATAAACAAGCTGAGTCAGTATATGAGATGTATTACGAATATGAAGAAGACATTAAAAAGATAGCACCTCATAGAATATTAGCAATTAACAGAGGTGAAAAGGAAAAAGTTCTAGTAGTAAAAATAGAATCTCCTATTATAGAAATCAATAGATATCTTAGAAATAAAATAGTTAGAGAAGAAAATCAATATACGACACCTATATTGGAAGAAGTTATTTCAGATAGTTACAAAAGATTGATTTCACCAGCTATCGAAAGAGAAATAAGATCAGATCTAACAGAAAATGCAGAAGAAGGTGCAATAAAAGTTTTTGGTAAAAACTTAGACCAATTATTAATGCAACCACCAATTGTTGGTAAAGTAGTACTAGCACTTGATCCAGCTTTTAGAACTGGATGTAAAATTGCTGTAATTGATGGTACAGGGAAAGTACTTGATACAACAGTTGTTTATCCGACACCACCACAGAATAAAACTGTAGAAGCAAAGAAAAAATTGAAATCTTTAATAAAAGAACATGATGTGGATTTATTAGCTATTGGTAATGGTACTGCTTCTAGAGAATCAGAATTATTTGTAGCAGATATGTTAAAAGAAATCGATAAAGATATTCATTATATAATAGTAAATGAGGCCGGGGCTTCAGTATATTCTGCTTCAAAACTTGGTACGGAGGAATTTCCTCAATTTGATGTGGCACTTAGAAGTGCAGTATCAATAGGAAGAAGGTTACAAGACCCTTTAGCTGAATTAGTTAAAATCGATCCAAAATCCATTGGAGTAGGACAATACCAACACGATATGAACCAAAAAAAATTAGGAGAAACATTAACAGGTGTAGTTGAAGACAGTGTTAATAAAGTAGGAGTAGACCTCAATACTGCTTCACCATCTCTATTACAATATATTTCTGGTATAAGTAAAACAATAGCAAAGAATATTGTTGGCTATAGAGAAACGGAAGGTAAATTTAAAAATCGTAAACAATTGTTGAAAGTTGCTAAATTGGGACCAAAAGCATATGAACAATGTGCAGGATTTCTAAGAATCATAGATGGAAATAATCCATTAGATAATACAGGTGTTCACCCAGAAACTTATTTGGCTACTGAACAACTAATTGATGAAATAGGAAATACTCTTGAAGATCTTAATAATAAAAATATTAATGGAATAAATAACAAAATAAAAGATATACAAGGTATGTCTGAAAAATTAGGAGTAGGGGTACCAACCTTAAGAGATATAATAAAAGAACTAGAAAAACCTGGACGTGATCCAAGAGAAGAAATGCCAAAACCGATTCTCAGAACTGATGTATTGGAAATGGAAGACCTAAAAGAAGGTATGGTATTAAAAGGTACGGTGAGAAACGTTATAGATTTTGGAGCTTTCGTTGATATTGGAGTACATCAAGATGGATTGGTGCACATATCAGAGATGGCCGATAAATATATTAAACATCCTTTGGAGGTAGTATCTGTAGGGGATATTGTTAATGTAAAAGTTATAAAAGTAGATGTTAAGAAAAAAAGAATAGGATTATCTATGAAATTATAA
- a CDS encoding sensor domain-containing diguanylate cyclase has protein sequence MQNKKIIECNDSIVNLFNYNTKKDIIGGFSFILFPKHQPNGMSSVVEFHKILNSVKNHCSKTFNFVCIKNNFIEFEAEISINKYPSGNDILSFISIKCISDFTYDKQLLQSEQFKNYIDVSSNYFVALDNTGKINFINKSLGSILANEDKYLIGKNWFDIALPFDDRISTLNIFNDLISGNMKENEQIYAQSLLTKTGEKNIVMWSNSILKDEKGSIIGILSSGHDITDKLQIQRQLMEVETNFQQLLEYINEIFWVKNIGNSNLLYISTAYEHIFGKKWDCKNGIDDFFASVHPSDLNNVKSSYEKLVKMGSNSKLEFRIIKPDNSIRWIYSRTFPVKDAQNKIYRILGVAEDITKRKNLQDSLFKMATTDYLTGSYNRQHFIKTAEGYISYARSTNESVSFLMLDIDYFKKVNDTYGHSIGDEVLKRLVESCVAVLGENDIFGRIGGEEFAILLTGYTKKNAYRIAEKIRKKIEKLDLKIQGHIINTTISIGMSMLSEIQCEDDCIRCLLNTADKALYKAKNTGRNKTVIYSSTME, from the coding sequence ATGCAAAACAAAAAAATTATAGAGTGTAATGATAGTATTGTTAATCTATTTAATTATAATACTAAAAAAGATATTATAGGTGGTTTTAGCTTCATATTATTTCCTAAGCATCAACCGAATGGTATGTCATCCGTTGTAGAATTTCATAAAATACTTAATAGTGTTAAAAATCATTGTAGCAAAACCTTTAACTTTGTTTGTATTAAAAATAATTTTATAGAGTTCGAAGCTGAGATTTCTATAAATAAATATCCAAGTGGAAATGATATCTTATCTTTTATATCTATAAAATGTATCTCAGATTTCACTTATGACAAGCAGCTATTACAATCAGAACAATTCAAAAATTATATTGATGTATCCTCAAACTATTTTGTTGCACTGGATAATACAGGAAAAATAAACTTCATAAATAAATCTCTTGGGTCAATTTTAGCTAATGAAGATAAATATCTTATTGGAAAGAATTGGTTTGATATAGCTTTACCTTTTGACGATAGAATAAGTACATTAAATATATTTAATGACTTGATTTCAGGTAATATGAAAGAAAATGAACAAATATATGCCCAATCTTTATTAACTAAGACTGGTGAAAAAAATATCGTCATGTGGTCCAATTCAATTTTAAAAGACGAGAAGGGTAGTATAATAGGAATACTTAGTTCAGGCCATGATATAACTGATAAGTTACAAATTCAAAGGCAATTGATGGAAGTAGAAACTAATTTCCAGCAACTATTAGAATATATCAACGAAATTTTTTGGGTAAAAAATATAGGAAACAGCAATCTGCTTTATATCAGCACTGCTTATGAACATATTTTCGGTAAAAAATGGGACTGTAAAAATGGTATTGATGATTTTTTTGCCTCAGTTCACCCCTCTGATCTAAATAATGTAAAATCTTCTTATGAAAAATTAGTTAAAATGGGTAGTAATTCCAAATTAGAATTTAGAATCATCAAACCCGATAACAGCATACGCTGGATATATTCAAGAACTTTTCCAGTAAAAGATGCACAAAATAAGATATATAGAATTTTAGGTGTAGCTGAGGATATAACAAAAAGAAAGAATTTGCAGGATAGTTTGTTTAAGATGGCAACTACTGATTACTTAACTGGTTCTTACAATAGACAGCATTTTATTAAAACCGCTGAAGGTTATATTTCATACGCTAGATCAACTAATGAATCTGTATCTTTTCTTATGTTGGATATTGATTATTTCAAAAAAGTTAACGATACATATGGTCACAGTATTGGTGATGAAGTATTAAAAAGATTAGTTGAATCATGTGTCGCTGTACTTGGAGAAAATGATATATTCGGTAGAATCGGTGGAGAGGAATTTGCGATTCTCTTAACTGGTTATACCAAAAAAAATGCATATAGGATTGCAGAAAAGATAAGAAAAAAAATAGAGAAATTAGATTTAAAGATACAAGGACATATAATCAATACCACCATAAGTATTGGTATGTCAATGTTAAGCGAAATCCAATGTGAAGATGACTGTATTAGGTGTTTGTTGAATACTGCAGACAAAGCTTTATATAAGGCTAAAAATACTGGTCGGAATAAAACAGTTATCTATTCATCTACTATGGAATAG
- a CDS encoding DUF2089 domain-containing protein: protein MKYKAPGKCPVCGEKLEITKLNCPNCSTSIEGEFKPCQFCRLPKDELEFINIFIMSRGNIKDVEKELGISYPTVRSKLDSVIKSLGLQDESKRRSERRESVSLKMDSLKELKELKQEILDQLASGELTAKEAMERIKELKI from the coding sequence ATGAAATATAAAGCACCAGGGAAATGTCCAGTATGCGGTGAGAAATTAGAAATAACCAAATTAAATTGCCCTAATTGCTCTACATCAATAGAAGGAGAATTTAAACCTTGTCAATTCTGTAGACTACCAAAAGATGAATTAGAGTTCATTAATATATTTATTATGTCTAGAGGAAATATAAAAGATGTAGAAAAAGAATTAGGAATATCATATCCAACTGTTAGAAGTAAATTAGATTCTGTCATAAAGTCATTAGGTTTACAAGATGAAAGTAAAAGAAGAAGTGAAAGAAGAGAATCAGTTTCTCTTAAGATGGATTCATTAAAAGAGTTAAAAGAATTAAAGCAAGAAATTTTAGACCAGCTGGCATCAGGAGAATTAACTGCGAAAGAAGCAATGGAAAGGATTAAAGAGTTAAAGATTTAA
- a CDS encoding SHOCT-like domain-containing protein — protein MSEEKKILEMIEKGQITAEEGMELLQALREVEDKEENIVQEYHNPIEKREFKFLRIKVTTENGETKVNVNIPLKLIKALGGILPHANNLIPEDVKEQMNEKGINLSSIDFNKILGALESGELEDTVLVDVETYDEEDGKTQVKIYVE, from the coding sequence ATGAGCGAAGAAAAGAAAATTCTTGAGATGATTGAAAAAGGTCAAATTACAGCTGAAGAGGGCATGGAATTATTACAAGCATTAAGAGAGGTTGAAGATAAAGAAGAGAATATAGTACAAGAGTATCATAATCCCATAGAGAAGAGAGAGTTCAAATTTTTAAGAATTAAAGTCACTACTGAAAATGGAGAAACTAAAGTTAATGTAAACATACCATTAAAATTAATTAAAGCTTTAGGAGGTATTTTACCACACGCTAACAATTTGATTCCAGAAGATGTTAAAGAGCAGATGAACGAAAAAGGAATTAATTTAAGCTCAATAGATTTTAATAAAATATTAGGGGCTCTAGAATCTGGTGAACTTGAAGATACAGTTCTTGTAGATGTTGAGACTTATGATGAGGAAGATGGAAAAACTCAGGTAAAGATATATGTTGAATAG
- a CDS encoding phage holin family protein, which translates to MNRICYKYILYVLVFFISQYVFSGVSLEHTSTAFIAALVFVLVNILIKPLLMLITLPINLISFGIFSFVINTWMIMLMDKLVGGIKINGFWLSALIALIITLLNEVLLDDKIGSKRKYSKNS; encoded by the coding sequence GTGAATAGAATATGTTATAAATATATATTATATGTACTAGTTTTTTTCATAAGTCAATATGTATTTAGTGGAGTAAGCTTAGAACATACATCAACAGCCTTTATCGCAGCTTTAGTTTTTGTATTGGTAAACATCTTAATAAAACCGTTGTTAATGTTAATTACATTACCAATCAATCTAATAAGTTTTGGTATATTTAGTTTTGTTATTAACACTTGGATGATAATGCTAATGGATAAATTGGTAGGAGGAATTAAAATCAATGGATTTTGGCTTTCTGCTTTAATTGCATTAATAATAACATTGTTAAATGAAGTATTGCTTGATGACAAAATAGGAAGCAAGAGAAAATATAGTAAAAATTCTTAA
- a CDS encoding ECF transporter S component — protein MEKTSKISIHGANHSKTEKKFNTIYLVKVALLSAIAYIIFILEFPLPYFPPFLEIDFSDTVAIIGGIILGPVATVIIQFMKNLLRFIMFNSGTGGIGEFANFLVGVAYVLPFCLIFKRNNVKRFVIGSLTAIIVMTITAGLVNYFINIPVYTGITSHTEKMGMIFGAYIPFNLIKGVIVTIFSGIVIKAFKPTILKKWS, from the coding sequence ATGGAAAAAACAAGTAAAATTAGTATTCATGGAGCTAACCATTCAAAAACCGAAAAAAAATTTAATACAATTTATCTGGTGAAAGTTGCTTTACTAAGTGCAATAGCATACATTATATTTATATTGGAATTTCCGTTGCCTTATTTTCCACCTTTTTTGGAAATAGATTTTAGTGATACGGTAGCGATTATTGGTGGAATTATTCTAGGACCAGTAGCAACAGTGATAATTCAATTCATGAAAAATCTGCTTAGATTTATAATGTTCAATTCTGGTACAGGAGGAATAGGAGAGTTTGCTAATTTTTTAGTTGGTGTAGCTTATGTTTTACCTTTCTGCCTGATATTTAAAAGGAATAATGTAAAAAGATTCGTTATAGGAAGCTTAACAGCAATAATAGTTATGACAATAACAGCAGGATTGGTTAATTACTTTATTAATATACCTGTATATACAGGTATAACTTCACATACCGAGAAAATGGGTATGATATTTGGAGCTTATATACCTTTTAATCTTATAAAAGGTGTTATCGTTACTATATTTAGTGGTATTGTAATTAAAGCATTCAAACCGACTATACTGAAAAAGTGGAGTTGA
- a CDS encoding YcxB family protein, with the protein MANKNKKNNSKSGKNNNNSKNVNNSQKANKTAKLDNNKLDKNKTDKNKSNKSKPNDSKSNKNKPISDNKLNSNDIELNVKINEKDMFFFMLGHVYSRLSSKITLIFSIICLVVFPISFLWHDTFTTLILLFGALLYLVISPLMLYLQSKKQFLTNPVYKEAIIYKINEPGFSVLQSGQWVDFGWDNLYKVVESKYNLLFYINKDQAFIIPNRLIEDKNMKNIEKIVSRKMESTRYKFKQQKNEGKI; encoded by the coding sequence ATGGCAAATAAGAATAAAAAGAACAATAGTAAGAGTGGAAAGAATAATAACAATAGCAAAAATGTTAATAATTCACAAAAAGCAAATAAAACCGCAAAACTTGATAATAATAAACTAGATAAAAATAAAACAGATAAAAATAAATCTAACAAGAGTAAACCTAATGACAGTAAATCTAATAAAAATAAACCTATTAGTGATAATAAGCTTAATAGTAATGATATAGAATTAAATGTAAAAATTAATGAAAAAGATATGTTCTTTTTTATGTTAGGACATGTTTATTCAAGACTCAGTAGCAAAATAACATTGATATTCAGTATAATTTGCTTAGTAGTATTTCCAATATCTTTTTTGTGGCATGATACATTTACCACTCTAATATTATTGTTTGGAGCTTTACTGTATTTAGTGATATCTCCATTAATGTTATATTTACAATCTAAAAAACAATTTTTAACTAATCCTGTATATAAAGAAGCAATTATATATAAAATCAATGAACCAGGATTCAGTGTACTTCAATCTGGTCAATGGGTAGATTTTGGATGGGATAATTTGTATAAAGTCGTTGAATCAAAATATAATCTTTTATTTTACATAAATAAAGATCAAGCTTTTATTATACCAAATAGACTAATTGAAGATAAGAACATGAAGAATATTGAAAAGATTGTTAGCAGAAAAATGGAATCTACAAGATATAAATTCAAACAGCAGAAGAATGAAGGGAAGATTTGA
- the tsaE gene encoding tRNA (adenosine(37)-N6)-threonylcarbamoyltransferase complex ATPase subunit type 1 TsaE, giving the protein MIYKSFSAEETKEIGRNMGDKAEKGQIYCLLGDLGVGKTVFTKGFAEGLGINEHITSPTFTIVNEYYTDKLKFNHFDVYRIDDPDEMYEIGYEEYFYNDAVCLVEWADLIKELMPKEAIWINIEKDLDKGIDYRKITVGGIDK; this is encoded by the coding sequence TTGATTTATAAATCATTTTCAGCAGAAGAAACAAAAGAGATAGGCAGAAACATGGGAGATAAAGCAGAAAAAGGACAGATATATTGTTTGCTCGGTGATTTAGGTGTCGGCAAGACAGTATTCACAAAAGGATTTGCGGAAGGTCTAGGAATTAATGAACATATTACTAGTCCTACCTTCACAATTGTTAATGAATATTATACTGACAAGCTAAAATTCAACCATTTTGATGTTTACAGGATAGATGACCCAGATGAAATGTATGAGATAGGATATGAAGAATATTTTTATAATGATGCAGTATGTCTAGTAGAATGGGCAGATTTAATTAAAGAATTAATGCCAAAAGAAGCAATATGGATTAATATTGAAAAGGATCTTGATAAAGGTATAGATTACAGGAAAATAACAGTCGGAGGAATTGACAAATGA
- the tsaB gene encoding tRNA (adenosine(37)-N6)-threonylcarbamoyltransferase complex dimerization subunit type 1 TsaB, with protein MKVLAIESSAVAASIAVAEDNQLICEYTTNYKKTHSQTLMPMIEEVCNMINLDLDELDVIAVSKGPGSFTGLRIGVATAKGLAHTLEIPIAGINTLDALAYNIGYTDRIICPLMDARRNQVYTGLYSYNGNDFINILPSTVVPIEEIIIEIKKLSRQVIFLGDGVAPNIDAIKNNFTHEEYVLAPLNNNVQRASSVAALGILYGTKGKTESYMNFKPIYLRKSQAEREYERKHNTCI; from the coding sequence ATGAAAGTTTTAGCCATAGAAAGTTCTGCTGTGGCTGCTTCTATAGCTGTTGCAGAAGACAATCAATTAATATGTGAATATACAACTAACTATAAGAAAACTCATTCACAGACATTAATGCCTATGATAGAAGAAGTTTGCAACATGATCAATTTAGATTTAGATGAATTAGATGTAATAGCAGTTTCTAAAGGCCCTGGGTCTTTCACAGGATTAAGAATCGGTGTTGCTACAGCAAAAGGTCTTGCCCATACACTGGAAATTCCTATTGCAGGGATTAATACTCTAGATGCTTTAGCTTATAATATTGGATACACTGATAGAATAATATGTCCATTAATGGATGCAAGAAGAAACCAAGTATATACAGGTTTATACTCATATAATGGGAATGATTTTATCAATATATTACCTAGTACAGTTGTACCTATAGAAGAAATAATTATAGAAATCAAAAAATTATCTAGACAAGTCATATTTTTGGGAGATGGTGTAGCTCCTAATATTGATGCAATAAAAAATAATTTTACACATGAAGAATATGTATTAGCTCCTTTAAATAATAATGTACAGAGAGCATCCTCAGTAGCTGCTTTGGGTATATTATATGGGACAAAAGGGAAAACAGAAAGTTATATGAATTTCAAACCTATATATCTCAGAAAGTCCCAAGCAGAAAGGGAATATGAAAGGAAACATAATACATGTATCTAG
- the rimI gene encoding ribosomal protein S18-alanine N-acetyltransferase yields MYLVRKMKLEDIEQVHSIEESTFPNPWSEDAFTKEITINKHSIYMVIEEDNNILAYAGLWNIVGEGYITNIAVKKDRRGAGLGRKVTEALIEEGRKHGIMSFTLEVRISNKKAIKLYKKLGFEISGVRKNFYEKPREDAYIMWK; encoded by the coding sequence ATGTATCTAGTAAGAAAAATGAAATTAGAGGATATAGAACAAGTACATTCAATTGAAGAAAGTACTTTCCCTAATCCTTGGTCAGAAGATGCATTTACTAAGGAAATAACAATCAATAAACACTCAATATACATGGTAATAGAAGAAGACAATAATATATTAGCATATGCGGGATTATGGAATATCGTAGGTGAAGGGTATATTACTAATATAGCAGTAAAAAAAGATAGAAGAGGAGCAGGACTTGGTAGAAAAGTAACGGAGGCTCTTATAGAAGAAGGTAGAAAACATGGAATTATGTCTTTTACTTTAGAAGTAAGGATAAGTAATAAGAAAGCAATTAAACTATACAAGAAATTAGGATTCGAAATATCCGGAGTAAGAAAGAACTTTTATGAAAAACCAAGAGAAGATGCTTATATAATGTGGAAATAA